A portion of the Corticium candelabrum chromosome 5, ooCorCand1.1, whole genome shotgun sequence genome contains these proteins:
- the LOC134180469 gene encoding uncharacterized protein LOC134180469, producing MHGQYRRLTEQPPVDMKETYGWLKAANLPAATEGLVVAAQDQALRTRYYERKILHRDVSPTCRMCSVGLETVDHIVAGCSALAPTDYTDRHNQVASIIHWDVCRHFGVPVESRWYRHHPDRLVETDDITMMWDTTIPTARKIKANRPDICLRNRKTNTCLLIDISCPADGNIGKKHAEKLAKYSDLRVEISRMWHCRTLVVPVVLGALGTVHADSRDGLSTSEAGFASGTCNRLYKPD from the exons atgcacggacagtatcgtcgtctcactgagcaaccgcctgtggacatgaaagagacctacggatggctaaaggcagcgaatcttcctgctgcaactgagggactggttgttgctgctcaagaccaagctcttcggactcggtactatgagcgcaagattctacatcgtgatgtcagtcctacttgccgcatgtgcagtgtaggcctggagacagtcgaccacattgtggcaggctgtagtgctttggcaccgacggactacactgatcgacacaatcaggtggcatccatcattcactgggacgtttgtcgccattttggggttccagtggagagcagatggtaccggcatcatcctgataggcttgtggagacggatgacattactatgatgtgggataccaccatccccactgccaggaagatcaaagccaatcgtccagacatctgtctcagaaataggaagacaaacacttgtcttcttattgatatcagctgtcctgctgatggcaacattggcaagaaacatgctgagaagttggcgaagtacagcgacttgcgagtggagataagccgcatgtggcattgtcgaacactggtggttccggtggtcttgggagctttgggcacagtgcacgcag acagccgtgatggtctaagtacttctgaagcagggtttgcttccggtacttgtaatagactttacaaaccagactga